Proteins encoded in a region of the Mycolicibacterium chitae genome:
- a CDS encoding protein kinase domain-containing protein encodes MSPRVGVTLSGRYRLQRLIATGGMGQVWEAVDSRLGRRVAVKILKAEYSSDPEFVERFRAEARTVAMLNHPGIASVHDYGETEIDGSGRTAYLVMELVNGEPLNAVIKRTGRLSLRHALDMLEQTGRALQVAHSANLVHRDVKPGNILITPTGQVKLTDFGIAKAVDAAPVTQTGMVMGTAQYIAPEQALGHDATAASDVYSLGVVGYEAVSGKRPFTGDGALTVAMKHIKETPAPLPADLPPNVRELIEITLAKNPGVRYKSGGPFADAVAAVRSGRRPPRPNAAPTIGRAAPAAIPSSTKTRAGAAPATAARPRPATGSHRPPPARRTFSSGQRALLWAAGVLGTLAIVIAVLIVVNARNDRLNQNQPPPTVTDTITPGQEPTEELPPDEPPAEPQSWTPRNWTPGTPTEDALGNGRFVTLLSVPDPKVPEDARPPVPTDEITP; translated from the coding sequence ATGAGCCCCCGCGTAGGTGTCACACTGTCCGGCCGCTACCGGCTGCAGCGCCTCATCGCCACCGGCGGCATGGGTCAGGTGTGGGAGGCCGTCGACAGCCGCCTGGGCCGACGGGTGGCCGTCAAGATCCTCAAGGCCGAATACTCGTCGGACCCGGAGTTCGTCGAACGCTTCCGCGCCGAGGCCCGCACGGTCGCGATGCTCAACCATCCCGGGATCGCCAGCGTGCACGACTACGGCGAGACCGAGATCGACGGCTCGGGCCGCACCGCCTACCTGGTGATGGAACTGGTCAACGGCGAACCGCTGAACGCGGTGATCAAGCGGACCGGGCGGCTGTCGTTGCGGCACGCGTTGGACATGTTGGAGCAGACGGGTCGCGCCCTGCAGGTCGCGCACTCGGCCAACCTGGTGCACCGCGACGTCAAGCCCGGCAACATCCTGATCACCCCGACCGGGCAGGTCAAGCTCACCGACTTCGGCATCGCCAAGGCCGTCGACGCCGCCCCGGTCACCCAGACCGGCATGGTGATGGGCACCGCCCAGTACATCGCCCCCGAGCAGGCCCTGGGGCACGACGCCACCGCCGCCAGCGACGTGTACTCGCTGGGAGTGGTTGGCTACGAAGCGGTTTCGGGTAAACGCCCCTTCACCGGCGACGGCGCGCTGACCGTCGCGATGAAGCACATCAAGGAGACGCCGGCCCCGCTGCCCGCGGATCTGCCGCCCAACGTGCGCGAGCTCATCGAGATCACGCTGGCCAAGAACCCGGGCGTGCGTTACAAGAGCGGCGGACCGTTCGCCGACGCCGTCGCCGCCGTCCGCTCCGGCCGTCGTCCCCCGCGCCCCAACGCCGCGCCGACCATCGGGCGGGCCGCCCCGGCGGCCATCCCGTCGAGCACCAAGACCCGGGCCGGGGCCGCACCGGCCACCGCGGCGCGGCCGCGGCCCGCGACCGGCAGCCACCGCCCGCCGCCCGCGCGCCGGACGTTCTCCTCCGGACAGCGCGCCCTGCTGTGGGCCGCCGGTGTTCTCGGCACGCTGGCGATCGTGATCGCGGTGCTGATCGTGGTCAATGCCCGCAACGACCGGCTCAACCAGAATCAGCCGCCGCCGACCGTCACCGATACCATCACCCCAGGTCAGGAGCCCACCGAGGAGCTCCCGCCGGACGAACCGCCCGCCGAACCGCAGAGTTGGACGCCGCGGAATTGGACGCCGGGGACACCGACCGAGGATGCTTTGGGGAACGGACGGTTCGTGACCCTGCTCTCCGTCCCCGACCCTAAGGTCCCCGAAGACGCACGCCCGCCCGTGCCTACTGACGAGATAACGCCATGA
- the pbpA gene encoding D,D-transpeptidase PbpA — protein sequence MNTALRRVSMTLMALIVLLLGNATFTQFFTADGLRADPRNQRVLLDEYSRQRGQISAGGQLMAYSVSTAGRYRYLRTYPDPFLYAPITGFYSLSYSSTGLERAEDSILNGSDQRLFGRRLADFFTGRDPRGGSVDTTIVPRVQQTGWDALQNGCNGPCKGAVVALDPSTGRILAMVSSPSYDPNLLATHDAAAQSAAWENLRDDPNNPLTNRAISERYPPGSTFKVITTAAALEAGVSEDDRFTALPSIPLPDSTAALENYGGAPCGSGQTASLQEAFARSCNTAFVQLGLRIGADRLRSTAASFGLDTPQEPIPLQVAESTVGPVPDRAALGMTAIGQRDVAMTPLQNAVVAATIANKGVAMQPFLVDSLKGPDLANIATTVPYEQERAVSPQVAAKLTDLMIDAEQFTQQAGSIPGVQIASKTGTAEHGTDPRNTPPHAWYIAFAPAKDPKVAIAVVVENGGDRLSATGGAVAAPIGRAVMATALQGGS from the coding sequence ATGAACACCGCGCTGCGCCGCGTCTCGATGACGCTGATGGCCCTGATCGTGTTGCTGCTGGGCAACGCGACGTTCACCCAGTTCTTCACCGCCGACGGGCTGCGCGCCGATCCGCGCAACCAGCGCGTCCTGCTCGACGAGTACTCCCGGCAGCGCGGCCAGATCTCCGCGGGCGGCCAGCTGATGGCGTACTCGGTGTCCACCGCGGGCCGCTACCGGTACCTGCGGACCTACCCGGATCCCTTCCTGTACGCGCCGATCACCGGGTTCTACTCGCTGAGCTACTCGAGCACCGGCCTCGAGCGCGCCGAGGACTCCATCCTCAACGGTTCCGATCAGCGCCTGTTCGGCCGGCGGCTGGCCGACTTCTTCACCGGTCGCGACCCGCGCGGCGGCAGCGTGGACACGACGATCGTGCCGCGCGTGCAGCAGACCGGCTGGGATGCGCTGCAGAACGGCTGCAACGGCCCGTGCAAGGGCGCGGTGGTGGCGCTGGATCCGTCGACCGGGCGGATCCTGGCGATGGTGTCGTCCCCGTCGTACGACCCGAACCTGCTGGCCACCCACGACGCCGCGGCGCAGTCGGCGGCCTGGGAGAACCTGCGCGACGATCCGAACAACCCGCTGACCAACCGGGCGATCTCCGAGCGCTACCCACCGGGGTCGACGTTCAAGGTGATCACCACCGCCGCCGCGCTCGAGGCCGGCGTCAGCGAGGACGACCGGTTCACGGCGCTGCCGTCGATCCCGCTGCCCGACAGCACCGCGGCGCTGGAGAACTACGGCGGCGCGCCGTGCGGCTCGGGGCAGACCGCCTCGCTGCAGGAGGCGTTCGCGCGCTCCTGCAACACCGCATTCGTGCAGCTGGGGCTGCGCATCGGCGCCGACCGGCTGCGCAGCACCGCGGCCTCCTTCGGACTCGACACCCCGCAGGAGCCGATCCCGCTGCAGGTCGCCGAGTCGACCGTCGGCCCCGTCCCCGACCGCGCCGCCCTGGGCATGACGGCGATCGGTCAGCGCGACGTCGCGATGACGCCGCTGCAGAACGCGGTCGTGGCCGCGACCATCGCCAACAAAGGCGTCGCGATGCAGCCGTTCCTGGTAGACAGCCTCAAAGGCCCCGACCTGGCAAACATCGCCACCACCGTGCCCTACGAACAGGAGCGTGCGGTGTCGCCGCAGGTCGCAGCTAAACTTACGGATTTGATGATCGACGCCGAACAGTTCACCCAGCAGGCAGGGTCCATCCCCGGCGTCCAGATCGCGTCCAAGACAGGTACCGCCGAACATGGAACCGACCCGCGAAACACGCCGCCCCACGCGTGGTACATCGCTTTCGCGCCCGCCAAGGACCCCAAGGTCGCCATCGCGGTGGTGGTGGAGAACGGCGGCGATCGCCTCTCCGCGACCGGCGGAGCGGTGGCAGCGCCGATCGGCCGGGCCGTGATGGCCACGGCACTCCAGGGAGGATCATGA
- a CDS encoding FtsW/RodA/SpoVE family cell cycle protein — protein MTTAPQSPVAVSVPPPLPNRRNAELLLLCFAAVITTVALLIVDTNQEQALSLDLLAYAAGFLGLFGAAHLAIRRFAPYADPLLLPVVALLNGLGLVMIHRLDLVRVAEADQTPSANQQLLWTLVGVIGFIVVVVLLKDHRQLSRYGYVCGMVGLILLAIPAVLPAKYSEEYGAKIWIRFEGFSIQPAEFSKILLLIFFASVLVSKRNLFTSAGKHVLGMDLPRPRDLAPLLAAWAASIGVMIFEKDLGTSLLLYASFLLMVYIATERLSWVLIGLGLFAAGSIAAYFLFGHVRVRVQNWLDPFADPDGAGYQTIQSLFSFATGGVFGTGLGNGQPGTVPAASTDFIIAAIGEELGLVGLAGVLMLYTIVIIRGLRTAIAVRDSFGKLLAAGLAGTLGIQLFIVVGGVTNLIPLTGLTTPWMSYGGSSLVANYLLLAILIRISHNARRPINTGPQPAVQPPIAVASTEVIEKV, from the coding sequence ATGACCACCGCGCCACAGTCCCCGGTTGCGGTCTCGGTCCCCCCGCCGCTGCCGAACCGCCGCAACGCCGAACTGTTGCTGCTGTGCTTCGCGGCGGTCATCACCACCGTGGCGCTGCTGATCGTGGATACCAACCAGGAGCAGGCCCTCTCGCTGGACCTGTTGGCCTATGCCGCAGGCTTTCTCGGGCTGTTCGGGGCCGCGCACCTGGCCATCCGGCGCTTCGCGCCCTACGCCGACCCGCTGCTGCTGCCGGTGGTGGCGCTGCTCAACGGCCTGGGCCTGGTGATGATCCACCGGCTGGACCTGGTCCGCGTCGCCGAGGCCGACCAAACCCCCAGCGCCAACCAGCAATTGCTGTGGACGCTGGTCGGCGTCATCGGCTTCATCGTCGTGGTGGTCCTGCTCAAGGATCACCGGCAGCTGTCCCGCTACGGCTACGTCTGCGGAATGGTCGGGCTGATCCTGCTGGCCATCCCGGCCGTCCTGCCCGCGAAGTACTCCGAGGAGTACGGCGCCAAAATCTGGATCCGGTTCGAGGGCTTCTCGATCCAGCCCGCCGAGTTCTCCAAGATCCTGCTGCTGATCTTCTTCGCCTCGGTGCTGGTGTCCAAGCGCAACCTGTTCACCAGCGCCGGCAAGCACGTGCTGGGCATGGACCTGCCGCGGCCCCGCGACCTAGCGCCGCTGCTGGCGGCGTGGGCGGCCTCGATCGGCGTGATGATCTTCGAGAAGGACCTGGGCACCTCGCTGCTGCTGTACGCGTCGTTCCTGCTGATGGTCTACATCGCCACCGAGCGCCTCAGCTGGGTGCTGATCGGTCTGGGCCTGTTCGCCGCCGGCAGCATCGCCGCGTACTTCCTGTTCGGCCACGTGCGGGTGCGGGTGCAGAACTGGCTCGACCCGTTCGCCGATCCCGACGGCGCCGGCTACCAGACGATCCAGTCGCTGTTCAGCTTCGCCACCGGCGGGGTGTTCGGCACCGGTTTGGGCAACGGCCAGCCCGGCACGGTGCCCGCGGCCTCGACGGACTTCATCATCGCCGCCATCGGTGAGGAACTCGGCCTGGTGGGCCTGGCCGGGGTGCTGATGCTCTACACCATCGTCATCATCCGGGGCCTGCGCACCGCGATCGCCGTGCGCGACAGCTTCGGCAAGCTGCTGGCCGCCGGCCTGGCCGGCACGCTGGGCATCCAGCTGTTCATCGTCGTCGGCGGCGTCACCAATCTGATCCCGCTGACCGGGCTGACCACGCCGTGGATGTCTTACGGCGGCTCGTCCCTGGTGGCGAACTACCTGCTGCTGGCCATCCTGATCCGGATCTCGCACAACGCCCGCCGACCCATCAACACCGGCCCGCAGCCCGCGGTGCAACCGCCGATCGCCGTCGCCAGTACCGAGGTGATCGAGAAGGTATGA